A window of Candidatus Nitrospira allomarina genomic DNA:
AGCCCGCAACAAATTCATCCCCGCCCGCCAAGGCACAAAGGAGGCACGGGTTGGTAAAGCTGATGAATGCACTGTTTGCATCGTCCCCCATACCCTCATCCAAAATACTGAGGCGATCTTTTGGGAGGGTATTACGGCTCGTGGTGGTGCATGACATCTAACCCGTTGCCCACTGGAATGTTCATGAGGTCTCCCTGTGAAAAATAGAATGGCAAATCTGAGAATGCTCCCAGAGGTGAAGGAATCAAAGAGAACAGATTAACTCAAACACACTATGGCTAAAACCAGGGCCTAGGAAATAGGAAAAATTGATCTGGTAAGAGAACCATTCCTCAGTCTTCATGACGGTTATGACATGTCGTGTCTCTTTTATACCCGTGGTGTGGTGAGCGGGAACCCAAATCGCAAACCGGGGAAGATGCATGCCCGATCCCAGGCGTCGCAGGGTGTGTCATTGAAGGCCAGAGACAAAAAATGGCTGTACCTTTTGAATCAAAATGCCTATGATTGGACACTTCGCGAGTTGTTTCAGAATTATCTCTAGGGGGAAAGCTTCCCTGGCCACTGGAAAAAAGCAATTGCAATCCCAAAGACTTCCTGAAAAACCAAAGAGGAAAATTGCTTTTCCCCAAATGGTCTCCCCTCGGCGTCTTTTTACGAAGCAATCCAAATCCTCACGATCGCGTCCCCAGATTCCATCCCCATTCAAGATCAACATGGATTCATTTAAATTTCCCGGACTTCAGAAAGCTTTTCCCCCCGTTGGATTGAGATAGAAATGGGTTTACCAAAATCTGAAATAAGCTTAAATTGATGGATGGGAAACCTCACCCATTATTCCTTTTACCATTTAAAGGGGCCGGAGCATCACCAATGGATTTGACCGTGATTGCAATCATTGTCCCAATCGGCAAAATCTTTAAAAAGTGATCGTGTCATAACTGGTTACCTGGTGGTATGGGCATGACGAAGATTGAGGGAGATGGATATTCGATAAAAAAACTTCGGGCATGAGGTGAGGCAGGCAAAGCAAACCGTGTTTTCCGCCATTCCGCAAAGTGAGAAGAAAAGGCATGAATCCAAAAAACAAACCAGCTCCCGGGAGTCATCCTTTACGTCAAAATCCTGAGACAGGGCTGTTGGTCACACGCGAGCAGGTAAAAAAGATGACGCTGGAGGAGGTACAGCACCTCGTGTATGAACTTCAGGCCCATCAAATCGAATTGGAGATGCAAAACGAAGAGTTGCGTCAGACCCAACGAGAGCTTGAGGTCACAGGCAAGCGGTATGCCGCCGTGTATGATTTTTCACCGGTGGGATACGTGACCCTTGATGATGGCCATAGCCGAATATTAGAGGCCAATTTGACTTTTTGCCATTTGGTGGGTGTGTCACGCCTGGATATCCTCAATACGAAGTTTGAACAATATGTCATCCCGGATGATCAACGGGCGTTCCAACGGTATTTGGATTTTCTGAGGCAGACCCCGGGCATGCACCGTTCCGATCTTCTCACTCTGCAGCATGCCAACAATTTTCGTCGGGTCCGATTTGAAGGCTGTCTGGAGAACAGGGAACCTTCAAGTAAGACAAGAGTGTTTCGAATCGCGGTCGAGGATGTCACGATACAGGAGCAAGTCGAAAGTGCGCAGGATGAGCAAAGGGCCTTGATGGCGGTCGTGATGGACGGAGTTATGGATGCCATCGTGACCATTGATGAAAGTCAACGAATTGTCCTGTTTAATAAAGCCGCGGAAGACATGTTTGGTTGTCCTGCCTCAAGCGCCCTTAAGCAATCGATAGACCGGTTTATTCCGAAGCGGTTTCGTGCCGCCCATCAGGAACATTTTCAACAATTTGGCCGAAACCCGAAGCCCTTTCGTCAGATGGGTGGGGCAAGGGAGATTTTCGGAGTTCGGACCAGCGGAGAGGAATTTCCTATCGAAGCGACCATTTCACAAGTGCAGGCTAAAGAACAAGGCAAGAAGCTCTTTACCGTGGTGCTACGGGACGTCACTGAGCGTCGACACGCTCAGGAGATGCTGAAAAAAGACCAGCAATTTATTACGGCCATTTTGGATATTGCCGGTGCTTTGATGGTTGTTATGAATCGCCACGGGCAGATCATCCGGTTTAATCGCGCCTGTGAAAGGCTGACGGGGTATTCATTTGAAGACGTTCGCCATAAGCTCATTTGGGATATACTCCAACTGCCCAAATTGGGAGTGGAGGAAGTGAAGGAATATTTTCAGGCCATTCTCCAAGGCCAGGCCCCGACTTTTCAGGAAAATTATTGGGTCACGAAGGATAATATTCGGCGCTGGATTGCGTGGTCTTATGCGGTGCTTAGGGACGACCAGGGTAGGGTGGACTTTGTGATCGTGACAGGGATTAACCTCACGGGACAACGGAACGCGCAGAGAGCGTTAAAAAACGAACAGCGGTTCATTGCCAATGTGTTAAATACGACAGGAGCCCTGGTAATCATTCTGGACCCCCAATGGAGAATTCTTCGCGTGAATCGGGCCTGTGAGCAGACGGTCAGGCACGCGTTTCAAGACTTGAAGGGACAGCCATTCTGGAATCTCCTGACTCCTTCCGAAGAAGACAACGAAGGAGCCACAGAGGTGCTGGAGTCTTACAAAACAGGCCGGTTTCCTTGCACCTTTGAATCGGCCATTCTGGATAAGGCGCGCCACCTTTGTTGGATCCAGTGGAACACGACCGCCAGCTACAAAAAAAACGGCGATGTGGAATATTTTATTGTGACCGGCACCGATATCACCAGGCGCAGGCAGACTGAGCAGCTGCTTCAACAGAGCAAAGAGCAGCTTCAGGCCATTCTTGATCACAGTCCGGTCTCCATATGGCTCAAAGATCTTGAGGGTCGGTATTTGAAGGTCAATCGGCAATTCGAAAGGAATGCGGGTCTGTCCGAGAAGCAGATATTGGGCAAAACTGATACGCAAATTTTTCCTTCCGAACGGGCTTCGCGGTTTTGGGAAATTGACCAAACCATTCTTCAGACCCGGCAGGCTCATGAATCCGATGAAAAATCGGATCGTTCGGATGGAATACACACCGAACATGTGTTTAAATTTTTGTTGACGACTCCCAAAGGAAAACCCTATGCGCTCTGTGGAATTGCCACGGATATTACCCAAAGAAAACAAGCGGAAACCATTCTTCAGGAAGCCTCTCAACGCCTGGAAATTCAACAGCAGGAGCTTCGCTCACTGGCTGCCCAACTCCTGACTGCACAGGAAGAAGAGCGCCGGCGTATATCCCGTGATCTGCACGATGATGTCAATCAACGGCTTGCGCTGATGAGTTTAAAATTGCAATCCGCCCAAAATGATCTTCCGGACATGCACCCTGTCACGCAAATGCTTCACGAGCTCTATGCCAATGTCGGGGATCTGTCCGATGATATCCGGCGTTTGGCCTACCAGTATCATCCGTCGATCCTGGATGACCTTGGCTTGGGCTCGGCTCTTCGCTCGTTGTGCGAAGACTTTGAGAAGTGGGAAGGGATCTCGGTCACGTGTGAATTGGCTGATAGAGCAGGAAGAATTTCACAAGCGGTGGGCACATGTCTGTACCGTGTGGCACAAGAGAGCCTGCGGAATGTGGTAAGACATGCTCAGGCTTCGGCAGTCCATCTCGTTTTACGGAATGAAGGACCGGACATTATTCTCTCAATTCACGACAATGGAAAAGGATTCGAGGTGGACGGGGTTCTTTCTCGAGGGTTGGGATTTGTCAGCATGAGAGAGCGGGTTCGTCTGGTGGGTGGAACCCTGTTCGTGGAGAGTCAGCCTGGCTATGGAACAACTGTGAAGGTGTCAATTGCTGTAAACGCTCAGTCGTGAGACCTTAGGAGTTATGGGCAACAATGGGGAGACAGAAATCAGGAAGGATGCCCGCTACAAACTGTGGGGCATGAACATCTCTGTCATCGTGAGTGAAGCGAAGGATCTGGCTGAGCCGAGACCTCGTCAACCTGGGCACAGATCCTTCGCCGCTGGCTCAGGATGACATACTCTTCCACCATCCCCGCCGGCAACCGATGTCGAGAATGGTAGTAGGGGGGACGGATAAGGACTGGGACCAACGAATGCCTATGCGAATGAGCAAAAAGTGGAACGACATAGGGCATAGGTTATGGTGAC
This region includes:
- a CDS encoding sensor histidine kinase, which gives rise to MNPKNKPAPGSHPLRQNPETGLLVTREQVKKMTLEEVQHLVYELQAHQIELEMQNEELRQTQRELEVTGKRYAAVYDFSPVGYVTLDDGHSRILEANLTFCHLVGVSRLDILNTKFEQYVIPDDQRAFQRYLDFLRQTPGMHRSDLLTLQHANNFRRVRFEGCLENREPSSKTRVFRIAVEDVTIQEQVESAQDEQRALMAVVMDGVMDAIVTIDESQRIVLFNKAAEDMFGCPASSALKQSIDRFIPKRFRAAHQEHFQQFGRNPKPFRQMGGAREIFGVRTSGEEFPIEATISQVQAKEQGKKLFTVVLRDVTERRHAQEMLKKDQQFITAILDIAGALMVVMNRHGQIIRFNRACERLTGYSFEDVRHKLIWDILQLPKLGVEEVKEYFQAILQGQAPTFQENYWVTKDNIRRWIAWSYAVLRDDQGRVDFVIVTGINLTGQRNAQRALKNEQRFIANVLNTTGALVIILDPQWRILRVNRACEQTVRHAFQDLKGQPFWNLLTPSEEDNEGATEVLESYKTGRFPCTFESAILDKARHLCWIQWNTTASYKKNGDVEYFIVTGTDITRRRQTEQLLQQSKEQLQAILDHSPVSIWLKDLEGRYLKVNRQFERNAGLSEKQILGKTDTQIFPSERASRFWEIDQTILQTRQAHESDEKSDRSDGIHTEHVFKFLLTTPKGKPYALCGIATDITQRKQAETILQEASQRLEIQQQELRSLAAQLLTAQEEERRRISRDLHDDVNQRLALMSLKLQSAQNDLPDMHPVTQMLHELYANVGDLSDDIRRLAYQYHPSILDDLGLGSALRSLCEDFEKWEGISVTCELADRAGRISQAVGTCLYRVAQESLRNVVRHAQASAVHLVLRNEGPDIILSIHDNGKGFEVDGVLSRGLGFVSMRERVRLVGGTLFVESQPGYGTTVKVSIAVNAQS